In Phycodurus eques isolate BA_2022a chromosome 23, UOR_Pequ_1.1, whole genome shotgun sequence, a genomic segment contains:
- the znf638 gene encoding uncharacterized protein znf638 isoform X1, whose protein sequence is MSHPLYNPYAPQTRQAERDARTSSTLVGLGPSLGSSAVRSQASGSMAIPSLVPNYRPKQRAKTNEDMQASAQDAHRREFHSPGAATSSYQNISRHSDGGGSSFSCLSSYDRAAADDASPAYYRPSALAGGRSSFRVSGEEDRDLRAIPGQHYSKPDVAQSSEATHPRYTSETAANILVHFGLEKDDLEHLISYPEDQITPANLPFILRQIRIQKAKKAVDADRPKPISEPAPARGPARGDSWRSPGLVGMKREDAPSPLLQSSTVIDYGHMSKYADRVEVKVESRTKRAEGDNLMTMDNLGRSRGQEPAQQVGRSATLVSSSLDQQASSSSYFPSILTSAPPKIHVKQAPTSAQSMFSSFSLLAKDTDTRDIKSQAPNPDSFEQVQAKPKPNFKPQPPSTSHRHIHPSRPDLVVLGGDDSSRSSDDVCKSQAPAVAEKCPKQQTPTQQQNIKRGQQQNQESTQKPPEVKKQQQAAKPKPQPAKPKPQPAKPKPQPAKQKPQPAKPKPKPKPKSAVPKPQPAATKALLPAATKALLPTTPQFTQLTWQQSFTAGQQFHPIPPTLPSLLSTPTLASFAPHPRTGALRLPQPLAQMSASVDLQTTAMMLDYVAATPRVFPHTCSLCKKQCALMKDWLDHQNSTLHLESCKVFCKKYPQWDGEVVNVLEDKEREKSASTPQSQSKKPQRRTRSSSRSASSRRRRTRSSDALREKRRRRSRSRSPHSSRYKRRSRSYSTNSSDYGRSRSRSYERRPVRRSQEAHSSSRRSRERRSSSRRRSSSSSRRRSSSRRRSSSPRRRSSSPRRRSSSSRRRSSSRRRSSSRRRSSSRRSHDRRPSPKRTRERRSPSKRSHEATTDPRNSQQTSTRAESLAKKLLESSAVQSLSKESDVEAMVKTLAPALLAELAKLKSTRSSSSKGSAAAASTATSSSVGNKKPAVAKTTSESAKASVPTIVTLGGIHHSLSYSDIVFLAEQYGKTKSVVLFRSIREAVVCYESPEDAQKLRNKSNLQLKGWPIIVVEDKERVPRVQKTDLQKNPPAPSKVSKTQSSKSTCATPAAQGKAKNVPSKQITKTVKKAETSTVNAPAGAVGKNVNAADKQHNVMAKRTEPESVEVTEAPQQAVAESKLPKEDVSDPQPPPDPDRPEPMEADPCSTAEEQNQQSTGPEAEPTEGPVPAQGDSPAEHPCDAGGAAVHQQAKRPTDAAVVEEAVTPRGSDASLVENLVTLCGSETALVEEAAPQHGSKEEMVEDAASPRSSDGAVKEEDVVAPSGSNATVKENVAPSRGSDAAVKEDAVAPRGSDAAVKEEVAPPLSSYATQTLTIGERMKEHLFRNRIPCLKTKTCFQKRFFSLDKKHLLINNLPDDVHSYCEQDIIDVVKPFGLGPLDESIYIIPQTKMAIVQLTDAQGAQDAKKASSSGKLTLGGSQKRLIVSVLGIDVPMWPAGFYHSVMKMMSSPVVQFRPRTIFIKSISLSDTASLREALKKIDGVKNFMPLLNKVFVEFESDCDADRLGVWYFLLDQCPAYQLHRLGLPRSGTALPPRLPEKAMPDSNVAVAGATVLTFKFGIPQGTHSPLYLPMRSKPYLFVTHSPWFVIPEFLTIREAADIDKAMCHDAVAMPTIMLTGLPEQYYKHEDVARHVWPHMDPKDLQGLHYNVSVLPLQRRAFVHFSEWNACHQFLRSHLQKAVSVQRHQLSVHFVLQPMCPEHSEEDRYASLMRLSYSHVAEVESLAERLLCVELSETQKNTIQFVLHLVSSHATFVNFLPLANRIFIEMADSTGVTRVLEKSKYFSPISLNDCAAWIPVKCFESVKCLNLRLQDQKVIPSNLEMDGCIEAAPQAACPRSVCPMSPASPSADSEQPTEGFAPAPQEEETAAEDDWKKLECSIAREPTAVPEVHDGTEDISVKAEDGPVAASACGDSETPPPAVCNNSATAVHQEEEAPPVKEEVLAKSDDALREEDFKNISSNALLFDEQPFNMDDFVTVDEVGDLEDSVGPTEAPSLSKRASSPAAPWSASKRTKASTSKESKSCTASPSASTRATRSSSRRGISSGSLSEPPKKSTRAQSKAKKSNNSYLMLLSSTASEKENLATVASEESFHALDSVGHDQKALSDEAGRVGLDVTRDGAIEPQAAPEEDDSSRVENADEEQPKVEKQDDRGGEKEVGTHVKEEDVDIEQTAESCQTNKDAAEDPSSVDLDKKVEETSSCLLGKEDTMASGRQAKEEDDDDEGAAAYQVIDSVEELSASIEEEHSVTESSKSRATPSGASKNRARMSVKKEAHTTAPPHEPEEYLVVDTLQVDHSGGSTPTAGRRRSTRGKTQEKSTKKSATDEEDTFHIIDSVEEEPKVTARATRGKRGRPPKNDALSENRVPVSKRTTPASTSHETAKEKTPMKTEAVIKEEPAYQVQNQVKVLPAPKGKGRKGRTRKEVKRIKMERNDTGDEEEATTFQVLDSVEDETGQDLPFTEHTQNSPKKKDATDDINLEDEEEATYQVLDSLEEDPAQEEASVTEVCGPVKTEEQQTELGDIVTKCDSKLETGVKEPEEPSQMQNKTQQHSARTPPRAEKDEMPLATSALTLDQVSDEEEDFSDDVAEKEEELKGRAEKDRKKSQRRERSESGARRARRSEDEEELVTVDELLTEMGEERAPDSTTWEGNVSEGELALVTLDEIVLEQKDAIGQGPPSEEGQSEECLNPETLLTLDETADDDEEEAKKGDAVGTFESAERKRSDETEDDTTLVTLDHVGHVEEDVLRCGIEDRRQSTSESISIGTNQVETEAVAHDAPRPPSVRLEDKQEKEEEKKESASAGQRVQGSLQKLGKGKRLAELTLTPVKRSRSESPCGTPGFVLPSFKPNNPLGTEFIMPKSGFFCDLCAVFYVKESTAKEVHCSSKRHYDNLKKYYRKCEEDSRASTQGSVSD, encoded by the exons ATGTCCCACCCCCTGTACAACCCTTATGCGCCTCAGACAAGGCAGGCCGAGAGAGACGCCCGTACGTCGTCTACTCTCGTAGGACTTGGACCCAGCCTCGGCTCTTCTGCCGTTCGCTCGCAGGCTTCCGGCAGCATGGCGATTCCCTCGCTGGTGCCTAATTATCGGCCCAAGCAAAGAGCCAAGACCAATGAAGACATGCAGGCTTCGGCTCAAGACGCTCACAGGCGAGAGTTCCACTCCCCGGGTGCGGCAACGAGCTCATACCAAAACATCAGCAGACACTCGGACGGTGGCGGTAGCTCCTTCAGTTGCTTGTCCAGCTATGACCGAGCCGCCGCTGACGATGCCTCCCCTGCTTATTATCGTCCGTCGGCATTGGCGGGGGGCCGTTCGTCGTTTCGTGTCTCCGGTGAGGAGGATCGCGACCTCCGCGCCATTCCAGGCCAACATTACAGCAAACCCGACGTGGCCCAATCCTCTGAGGCCACTCACCCCAGATATACCTCTGAGACGGCAGCCAACATCCTGGTGCACTTTGGACTTGAAAAGGATGACTTGGAACATCTTATCTCCTACCCTGAAGACCAGATCACCCCTGCCAACTTGCCCTTTATCTTGCGCCAAATCCGCATTCAGAAGGCCAAGAAGGCCGTGGATGCCGATCGGCCCAAACCCATCTCTGAACCTGCCCCCGCCCGAGGCCCTGCTCGCGGGGACAGTTGGAGAAGTCCTGGACTGGTAGGGATGAAACGAGAGGATGCGCCGTCTCCTCTTCTCCAGTCGAGTACGGTCATCGACTACGGGCATATGAGCAAATACGCTGACAGGGTGGAGGTTAAAGTAGAGAGCAGAACTAAAAGAGCTGAGGGCGACAATTTGATGACAATGGACAATTTGGGCAGAAGTCGCGGTCAAGAGCCGGCGCAGCAGGTGGGAAGAAGCGCCACCCTGGTGTCGTCTTCCTTGGATCAGCAGGCAAGTTCCAGCTCTTACTTCCCCTCCATCCTGACATCTGCCCCTCCCAAAATTCACGTCAAACAAGCACCGACTAGTGCACAGTCAATGTTCTCCTCTTTCTCTCTGCTGGCTAAAGACACAGATACTCGAGACATCAAATCTCAAGCCCCGAACCCCGATAGTTTTGAGCAAGTGCAGGCTAAGCCTAAACCCAACTTTAAACCACAACCCCCCTCCACTTCGCATCGTCACATCCATCCCAGCAGACCTGATCTCGTGGTCCTCGGAGGGGATGACTCCAGCAGGAGCAGTGATGACGTGTGTAAAAGTCAAGCTCCAGCTGTTGCGGAGAAGTGCCCAAAACAGCAGACGCCGACGCAGCAGCAGAATATCAAGAGAGGGCAGCAACAAAATCAGGAGTCCACGCAGAAGCCACCAGAAgtaaagaagcagcagcaggcgGCCAAGCCGAAGCCGCAGCCCGCCAAGCCCAAGCCGCAGCCCGCCAAGCCCAAGCCGCAGCCCGCCAAGCAGAAGCCGCAACCGGCCAAACCCAAGCCCAAGCCCAAGCCGAAGTCGGCCGTGCCCAAGCCGCAGCCGGCCGCGACGAAGGCCTTGTTGCCGGCCGCGACGAAGGCCTTGTTGCCGACCACCCCCCAGTTCACGCAGCTGACGTGGCAGCAGAGTTTCACCGCGGGGCAGCAGTTTCACCCCATCCCGCCCACTCTTCCCAGCCTCTTGAGCACGCCTACACTTGCGTCGTTCGCCCCGCATCCGCGTACCGGCGCCCTCCGTCTCCCGCAACCCCTGGCGCAGATGTCGGCGTCCGTGGATTTACAGACGACAGCCATGATGCTGGACTATGTGGCGGCCACGCCCAGAGTCTTTCCACACACGTGTTCTCTGTGTAAAAAACAGTGCGCCCTGATGAAG GACTGGCTCGATCACCAGAACTCCACCCTTCACCTTGAGAGCTGCAAAGTCTTTTGCAAGAA ATATCCACAATGGGATGGAGAGGTGGTGAATGTCCTCGAGGATAAAGAACGAGAGAAGTCTGCGTCCACCCCACAATCTCAGAGTAAGAAGCCCCAACGAAGGACTCGTTCATCTTCCCGCTCTGCTTCTTCCCGGCGCCGACGCACCCGCAGCTCAGATGCTCTAAGagagaaaaggaggaggaggagtcgaTCGCGCTCGCCTCACAGTTCCAGATACAAACGCAG GTCTCGTTCTTACTCCACAAACTCGTCTGACTACGGTCGTTCGCGCTCGAGAAGTTACGAAAGGCGCCCTGTGCGCCGAAGTCAGGAGGCGCACTCGTCGTCGAGGAGGAGCCGCGAAAGGCGGTCGTCGTCGCGCAGgcggtcgtcgtcgtcgtcgcgcAGGCGGTCGTCGTCGCGCAGGCGGTCCTCGTCGCCGCGCAGGCGGTCCTCGTCGCCGCGCAGGCGGTCCTCGTCGTCGCGCAGGCGTTCCTCGTCGCGCAGGCGGTCCTCGTCGCGCAGGCGGTCCTCGTCGCGGAGAAGCCACGATAGGCGCCCGTCACCAAAGAGAACCCGCGAGAGACGGTCACCCTCCAAGAGGAGCCATGAAGCGACCACAGATCCGCGCAATAGCCAGCAGACGTCAACCAGGGCAGAGAGCCTTGCAAAGAAGCTTCTGGAATCATCAG CTGTCCAGTCTCTGTCAAAAGAGTCTGACGTGGAGGCTATGGTTAAAACTCTGGCCCCCGCCTTGTTGGCGGAACTGGCCAAATTGAAGTCGACTCGTTCAAGCTCTTCCAAAGGAAGCGCCGCTGCGGCATCCACTGCCACCTCCTCATCTGTAGGCAACAAAAAGCCGGCGGTAGCCAAAACCACCTCTGAG TCTGCCAAAGCCTCCGTCCCAACCATTGTCACACTTGGAGGAATACACCATTCTCTCAGTTACAGCGACATTGTGTTTCTCGCCGAGCAGTACGGAAAAACCAAATCGGTCGTCTTGTTTCGCTCCATACGGGAG GCAGTTGTGTGTTATGAGAGCCCGGAAGATGCACAGAAACTGAGGAACAAAAGCAACCTCCAACTGAAAGGTTGGCCAATCATTGTTGTGGAAGATAAG GAGAGAGTCCCCAGGGTGCAGAAGACCGATCTTCAGAA AAATCCCCCTGCGCCGTCCAAAGTCTCGAAGACCCAATCGTCGAAAAGTACCTGCGCCACGCCTGCTGCTCAGGGCAAAGCGAAGAATGTCCCAAGCAAACAGATCACCAAGACGGTGAAAAAAGCTGAAACAAGTACAGTGAATGCACCAGCAGGCGCTGTTGGAAAGAACGTCAACGCTGCAGACAAGCAGCACAATGTGATGGCCAAGAGGACAGAACCAGAATCCGTAGAGGTGACAGAAGCTCCGCAGCAAGCCGTGGCTGAAAGCAAGCTGCCGAAGGAAGACGTGAGCGACCCGCAACCTCCGCCCGATCCAGATCGTCCTGAGCCCATGGAAGCGGACCCTTGTTCAACGGCCGAGGAGCAGAACCAGCAGAGTACCGGGCCCGAAGCGGAACCCACAGAAGGACCAGTGCCTGCCCAAGGCGACTCACCTGCCGAACACCCATGCGACGCTGGAGGCGCAGCAGTGCATCAACAAG CCAAAAGGCCAACAGACGCAGCTGTAGTGGAGGAGGCGGTGACCCCACGTGGCTCTGACGCATCACTGGTGGAGAATTTGGTGACCCTATGCGGTTCTGAAACGGCATTGGTGGAAGAGGCTGCGCCCCAACATGGCTCTAAAGAAGAAATGGTGGAAGATGCGGCGTCCCCACGCAGCTCAGACGGAGCAGTGAAGGAGGAGGATGTGGTGGCCCCAAGTGGTTCCAACGCAACTGTGAAGGAGAATGTGGCGCCCTCTCGCGGCTCCGATGCGGCAGTGAAGGAGGACGCGGTGGCTCCGCGGGGCTCCGACGCCGCAGTGAAGGAGGAGGTGGCGCCCCCATTGAGTTCTTATGCAACTCAAACTCTCACCATTGGAGAGAGGATGAAAGAACATCTGTTTCGAAACAGAATCC CGTGCCTCAAAACCAAAACCTGCTTCCAAAAAAGA TTTTTTTCACTCGACAAGAAGCATCTGTTGATAAACAACTTGCCCGATGATGTGCACAGCTATTGCGAGCAGGACATCATCGATGTGGTCAAGCCGTTTGGATTGGGGCCCTTGGATGAGAGCATCTACATTATTCCTCAAACAAAAATG GCAATTGTTCAGCTGACGGATGCGCAGGGCGCGCAGGATGCCAAGAAAGCCAGCAGTAGCGGAAAATTAACTCTTGGAGGCTCTCAAAAGAGATTGATAGTTTCCGTCCTGGGCATAGACGTCCCTATGTGGCCG GCTGGCTTCTATCACTCGGTGATGAAGATGATGTCTTCT CCGGTGGTGCAGTTCCGCCCGAGAACCATCTTCATCAAAAGCATTTCGCTGAGTGACACCGCCAGCCTCCGGGAAGCATTGAAGAAGATCGACGGTGTCAAAAACTTCATGCCGCTCCTCAACAAG GTCTTTGTAGAATTTGAGTCTGATTGTGATGCAGATCGCTTGGGAGTTTGGTACTTCCTCCTTGATCAATGTCCTGCCTATCAGCTCCACAGGCTGGGCCTGCCTCGATCAGGCACCGCACTGC CGCCAAGACTTCCTGAGAAAGCCATGCCGGACAGCAATGTGGCAGTTGCTGGGGCAACCGTTCTGACCTTTAAATTTGGCATCCCGCAAGGCACCCATTCCCCATTGTATCTGCCCATGAGGTCAAAACCCTACCTCTTTGTAACCCATTCCCCCTGGTTTGTCATCCCAG AGTTCCTGACTATCAGAGAAGCGGCCGACATTGACAAGGCCATGTGTCACGATGCGGTGGCGATGCCAACGATCATGTTGACGGGTTTGCCTGAACAGTATTACAAACACGAGGACGTGGCCCGGCACGTGTGGCCACATATGGACCCGAAGGACCTTCAGGGGCTGCACTACAACGTGAGCGTGCTGCCGCTCCAGAGGAGG GCTTTTGTGCATTTCAGTGAATGGAACGCTTGCCACCAATTCCTCCGCAGTCACCTGCAGAAAGCGGTGTCGGTGCAGCGCCACCAGCTCTCGGTGCACTTTGTCCTGCAGCCCATGTGTCCTGAACACAGTGAG GAGGACAGATACGCGTCGCTGATGCGGCTGAGTTACTCG CACGTCGCCGAGGTGGAGTCGCTGGCTGAGCGCCTGCTTTGTGTGGAGCTCTCTGAGacccaaaaaaacaccattcagtTCGTTCTACATTTGGTCTCTTCTCACGCCACGTTTGTCAACTTCCTCCCTTTGGCCAACCGG ATATTCATCGAGATGGCCGACTCCACAGGAGTTACCCGCGTGTTGGAAAAATCGAAATATTTTTCACCAATTTCTCTGAATGACTGTGCCGCTTG GATTCCAGTTAAATGCTTTGAGAG CGTGAAGTGCTTGAATCTGCGCCTTCAGGATCAGAAGGTGATTCCATCGAATCTCGAGATGGACGGCTGCATTGAGGCCGCCCCGCAGGCTGCGTGTCCACGCTCTGTCTGCCCGATGTCTCCCGCCAGTCCATCGGCTGACTCTGAGCAACCCACCGAGGGGTTCGCGCCAGCGCCGCAGGAGGAAGAAACGGCGGCCGAAGATGACTGGAAGAAACTGGAATGTTCGATTGCTCGAGAGCCCACAGCTGTTCCCGAGGTCCATGACGGTACAGAGGACATTTCGGTAAAGGCGGAAGATGGGCCAGTGGCGGCTTCGGCCTGTGGTGACAGTGAGACCCCACCGCCTGCTGTTTGCAATAACAGTGCGACAGCCGTACATCAGGAGGAAGAGGCGCCTCCCGTTAAAGAGGAAGTCCTTGCCAAAAGTGATGACGCACTG CGGGAAGaggattttaaaaacatttcttcaaATGCACTTCTTTTTGATGAGCAGCCCTTCAACATGGATGACTTTGTCACAGTCGATGAAGTGGGTGACCTGGAGGACAGCGTGGGCCCCACCGAGGCCCCCTCCTTATCCAAGCGAGCTTCTTCCCCAGCTGCTCCGTGGTCTGCTTCCAAAAGGACCAAAGCGAGCACCTCCAAAGAGTCAAAGAGCTGCACGGCGTCCCCGTCAGCCTCCACCAGGGCGACCAGAAGCTCATCAAGAAGGGGCATCTCTTCTGGGTCTCTGTCTGAGCCCCCTAAAAAGTCCACCAGAGCCCAAAGCAAAGccaaaaaatctaataattcatatttaatgCTGTTGTCTTCCACTGCTTCTGAAAAAGAGAATTTGGCGACAGTAGCCAGTGAGGAAAGCTTTCACGCCTTGGACAGTGTCGGCCATGACCAGAAAGCTCTCTCGGACGAAGCCGGCCGCGTGGGGCTCGATGTCACTAGAGATGGTGCGATTGAGCCGCAAGCAGCTCCGGAGGAGGACGACAGCAGTCGGGTTGAAAATGCTGACGAAGAACAGCCTAAAGTTGAAAAGCAGGATGAcagaggaggagaaaaagagGTGGGGACACACGTGAAGGAGGAAGATGTGGACATAGAGCAGACGGCAGAATCCTGCCAAACAAACAAGGATGCTGCGGAGGATCCATCCTCAGTTGACCTTGACAAAAAAGTTGAAGAGACTTCCAGTTGCTTGCTAGGCAAAGAAGACACCATGGCTTCAGGGCGACAAGCcaaagaagaagacgacgacgacgaaggaGCAGCAGCATACCAGGTGATTGATTCTGTGGAAGAGCTGTCAGCTTCCATTGAGGAGGAGCACAGTGTCACAGAATCATCCAAGAGTCGTGCTACTCCGAGCGGAGCATCCAAGAATAGAGCGCGGATGTCTGTAAAGAAGGAGGCGCACACCACCGCCCCACCCCATGAGCCTGAGGAGTACCTTGTGGTCGATACTTTACAAGTTGACCATTCCGGCGGCAGCACCCCCACGGCAGGTAGGAGGCGGAGCACCAGAGGAAAGACTCAAGAGAAAAGTACCAAAAAATCTGCGACGGACGAGGAGGACACTTTCCACATTATAGACTCTGTGGAAGAGGAACCGAAGGTCACCGCGAGGGCTACCAGAGGGAAAAGAGGGAGGCCACCTAAGAATGACGCATTGAGTGAGAACAGAGTTCCGGTCTCGAAGAGGACAACTCCTGCTAGTACTTCGCATGAAACCGCCAAGGAGAAAACACCAATGAAGACTGAGGCCGTCATTAAAGAGGAACCCGCATATCAGGTACAGAACCAGGTGAAGGTTCTTCCAGCTCcaaaaggaaaaggaagaaaGGGAAGAACTAGGAAAGAGGTGAAAAggataaaaatggaaagaaacgACACAGGCGATGAAGAAGAAGCCACCACATTCCAGGTCCTGGACTCTGTGGAGGACGAGACAGGCCAGGATCTGCCGTTTACTGAGCACACGCAGAATAGTCCGAAAAAGAAAGACGCGACCGACGACATAAATCtcgaggatgaggaggaagcgACGTATCAAGTGCTTGATTCTTTGGAGGAAGATCCGGCTCAGGAAGAGGCGAGCGTCACAGAAGTTTGTGGTCCGGTGAAGACGGAAGAACAGCAAACCGAGTTGGGAGATATAGTAAcgaaatgtgacagcaaactgGAGACTGGCGTGAAGGAGCCAGAGGAGCCTTCCCAAATGCAGAACAAGACGCAACAACACTCCGCTCGAACACCGCCGCGAGCCGAGAAAGACGAAATGCCTCTTGCGACCAGCGCGCTCACACTGGATCAAGTGAGCGACGAAGAGGAAGACTTCTCCGACGACGTGgccgagaaggaggaggagctgAAGGGGCGAGCCGAGAAGGACCGGAAGAAAAGCCAGCGCCGGGAGCGGAGCGAGTCCGGCGCAAGGCGGGCCAGACGAagtgaggatgaggaagagctGGTCACTGTGGACGAGTTGCTTACGGAGATGGGCGAGGAGCGAGCGCCAGACAGCACAACGTGGGAGGGCAACGTCTCCGAGGGGGAGCTCGCTTTGGTCACTCTGGATGAGATTGTGCTGGAGCAGAAGGACGCAATCGGGCAGGGCCCACCCAGCGAGGAAGGACAATCAGAGGAGTGTCTGAACCCCGAG ACTCTGCTGACTTTAGATGAAACTGCCGAtgacgacgaggaggaggcgAAGAAAGGCGACGCTGTGGGCACCTTCGAGTCTGCTGAACGCAAACGTAGCGATGAGACAG AGGACGACACGACCTTGGTGACACTGGACCACGTGGGACACGTCGAAGAGGACGTCTTGAGATGCGGCATCGAGGACAGACGCCAATCGACGTCTG AGAGTATCTCAATCGGAACGAACCAGGTGGAGACGGAGGCGGTGGCGCACGACGCTCCCCGGCCGCCGAGCGTCCGCTTGGAGGACAagcaggaaaaggaggaggaaaagaaggAATCTGCATCTGCTGGACAGCGCGTCCAAGGTTCACTGCAAAAACTGGGTAAAG GCAAACGCTTGGCGGAACTCACTTTAACCCCGGTGAAACGATCACGTTCTGAGTCTCCGTGTGGCACTCCGGGTTTTGTACTGCCATCCTTCAAACCCAACAACCCTCTCG gTACAGAGTTCATCATGCCAAAATCTGGTTTTTTCTGCGACCTCTGCGCGGTTTTTTACGTGAAAGAGAGCACGGCCAAAGAGGTGCACTGCAGCAGCAAGAGACACTACGACAACTTGAAG AAATACTACCGCAAGTGTGAAGAGGATTCCAGAGCATCCACTCAAGGCTCCGTCTCTGATTGA